A section of the Phaseolus vulgaris cultivar G19833 chromosome 8, P. vulgaris v2.0, whole genome shotgun sequence genome encodes:
- the LOC137823782 gene encoding cationic amino acid transporter 9, chloroplastic isoform X2 has translation MRIGSPHSSSSSSSSWSQFWSSALRSKRLVTAGEKASRDSSEFGLSRRLGVIDLVLLGIGASIGAGIFVVTGTVARDAGPGVTISFILAGASCVINALCYAELASRFPAVVGGAYLYTYTAFNELTAFLVFSQLMLDYHIGAASIARSLANYLINILELFPVFKDNIPKWIGHGESIGDVLSINILAPTLLMLITFVLCQGVRESSVVNCIMTVTKIIIVIIVIFAGVFEVDVSNWSPFAPNGLKAIFTGATVVFFAYVGFDAVANSAEESKRPQRDLPIGIIGSLLVCIALYIGVCLVITGMVPYNLLGEDAPLADAFTSKGLKFISVLISVGAVAGLTTTLLVGLYVQSRLYLGLGRDGLLPSIFAKVHSTRHTPIHSQIWVGLVASVLAGLLNVHVLSHILSVGTLTGYSVVSACVVVLRWKDKTSSQVSSSAEREGVICLIAVALCGFATGVFYRYDASFIFLILTIVIAAGASVALVFRQVYADTPGFSCPGVPILPNICIFFNMFLFAQLHQEAWMRFVILSIVMIGVYAIYGQHHANPSAEDNIYIEAPQEEEAR, from the exons ATGAGAATTGGGTCTCctcattcttcttcttcgtcttcctccagtTGGTCGCAATTCTGGTCGTCGGCGCTTCGATCGAAGCGCCTCGTCACGGCGGGGGAAAAGGCCTCCCGCGACAGCTCCGAATTCGGCCTCTCCCGCCGCCTCGGCGTCATCGACCTCGTACTCCTCGGAATCGGCGCATCCATCGGTGCAGGCATCTTCGTCGTCACCGGTACCGTCGCCCGCGACGCCGGACCCG GAGTAACGATAAGTTTTATACTTGCGGGAGCATCTTGTGTTATAAATGCACTCTGTTATGCTGAACTAGCTTCTCGATTTCCCGCTGTTGTTGGAGGAGCTTATCTATATACATACACAGCTTTTAATGAACTTAcggcttttcttgtttttagtCAATTGATGCTTGACTATCACATTGGAGCAGCTAGTATAGCAAGAAGCCTAGCAAATTATCTGATAAATATTCTAGAACTCTTCCCTGTTTTCAAGGATAACATTCCAAAATGGATTGGTCATGGGGAAAGCATTGGAGATGTGTTATCCATCAATATCTTGGCTCCTACTCTGCTAATGCTTATCACTTTTGTTCTATGTCAAGGTGTCCGCGAATCGTCAGTTGTGAACTGTATCATGACAGTGACCAAG ATAATCATTGTTATAATTGTCATTTTTGCTGGAGTATTTGAGGTTGATGTTTCCAACTGGTCTCCCTTTGCTCCAAATGGTTTAAAAGCTATATTTACAGGAGCTACAGTAGTCTTCTTTGCATACGTTGGTTTTGATGCAGTTGCCAATTCTGCTGAAGAATCTAAGAGGCCTCAG CGGGATTTGCCAATTGGCATAATAGGAAGCCTCTTAGTATGTATTGCATTGTACATTGGAGTATGCTTGGTGATTACTGGAATGGTTCCGTACAATCTTCTAGGAGAAGATGCTCCTTTGGCTGACGCTTTTACATCTAAgggattaaaatttatttctgtTCTGATTAGTGTTGGTGCTGTTGCCGGACTTACAACAACACTCCTTGTTGGTCTCTATGTTCAG TCTCGGCTATATCTTGGGCTTGGCAGAGATGGCTTACTACCCTCAATATTTGCAAAGGTTCACTCAACACGCCACACCCCTATTCATTCTCAGATCTGGGTTGGCTTGGTTGCCAGTGTTTTGGCTGGGCTGTTAAATGTGCATGTGCTCTCTCACATTCTTTCCGTCGGTACACTG ACTGGATATTCAGTTGTCTCGGCATGTGTTGTTGTACTTCGCTGGAAGGATAAGACAAGTAGTCAAGTGTCATCTTCTGCTGAGCGGGAAGGTGTAATTTGCCTCATTGCCGTTGCTCTTTGTGGATTTGCTACTGGGGTCTTCTACCGATATGAtgcttcatttatttttctgatTCTCACTATAGTCATCGCAGCTGGTGCTTCTGTTGCTCTTGTTTTTCGCCAG GTTTACGCAGATACACCAGGGTTTTCCTGCCCAGGGGTTCCCATTCTGCCAAATATTTGCATCTTTTTCAACATGTTCTTATTTGCCCAA TTACATCAAGAAGCGTGGATGAGATTTGTGATTCTTTCTATCGTCATGATTGGTGTTTATGCAATATATGGCCAGCATCATGCGAATCCCAGTGCAGAAGACAATATCTATATTGAGGCGCCTCAGGAAGAAGAAGCTCGATGA
- the LOC137823782 gene encoding cationic amino acid transporter 9, chloroplastic isoform X1 codes for MRIGSPHSSSSSSSSWSQFWSSALRSKRLVTAGEKASRDSSEFGLSRRLGVIDLVLLGIGASIGAGIFVVTGTVARDAGPGVTISFILAGASCVINALCYAELASRFPAVVGGAYLYTYTAFNELTAFLVFSQLMLDYHIGAASIARSLANYLINILELFPVFKDNIPKWIGHGESIGDVLSINILAPTLLMLITFVLCQGVRESSVVNCIMTVTKIIIVIIVIFAGVFEVDVSNWSPFAPNGLKAIFTGATVVFFAYVGFDAVANSAEESKRPQRDLPIGIIGSLLVCIALYIGVCLVITGMVPYNLLGEDAPLADAFTSKGLKFISVLISVGAVAGLTTTLLVGLYVQSRLYLGLGRDGLLPSIFAKVHSTRHTPIHSQIWVGLVASVLAGLLNVHVLSHILSVGTLTGYSVVSACVVVLRWKDKTSSQVSSSAEREGVICLIAVALCGFATGVFYRYDASFIFLILTIVIAAGASVALVFRQNTLMVVCAKYTKRKGNLKVYADTPGFSCPGVPILPNICIFFNMFLFAQLHQEAWMRFVILSIVMIGVYAIYGQHHANPSAEDNIYIEAPQEEEAR; via the exons ATGAGAATTGGGTCTCctcattcttcttcttcgtcttcctccagtTGGTCGCAATTCTGGTCGTCGGCGCTTCGATCGAAGCGCCTCGTCACGGCGGGGGAAAAGGCCTCCCGCGACAGCTCCGAATTCGGCCTCTCCCGCCGCCTCGGCGTCATCGACCTCGTACTCCTCGGAATCGGCGCATCCATCGGTGCAGGCATCTTCGTCGTCACCGGTACCGTCGCCCGCGACGCCGGACCCG GAGTAACGATAAGTTTTATACTTGCGGGAGCATCTTGTGTTATAAATGCACTCTGTTATGCTGAACTAGCTTCTCGATTTCCCGCTGTTGTTGGAGGAGCTTATCTATATACATACACAGCTTTTAATGAACTTAcggcttttcttgtttttagtCAATTGATGCTTGACTATCACATTGGAGCAGCTAGTATAGCAAGAAGCCTAGCAAATTATCTGATAAATATTCTAGAACTCTTCCCTGTTTTCAAGGATAACATTCCAAAATGGATTGGTCATGGGGAAAGCATTGGAGATGTGTTATCCATCAATATCTTGGCTCCTACTCTGCTAATGCTTATCACTTTTGTTCTATGTCAAGGTGTCCGCGAATCGTCAGTTGTGAACTGTATCATGACAGTGACCAAG ATAATCATTGTTATAATTGTCATTTTTGCTGGAGTATTTGAGGTTGATGTTTCCAACTGGTCTCCCTTTGCTCCAAATGGTTTAAAAGCTATATTTACAGGAGCTACAGTAGTCTTCTTTGCATACGTTGGTTTTGATGCAGTTGCCAATTCTGCTGAAGAATCTAAGAGGCCTCAG CGGGATTTGCCAATTGGCATAATAGGAAGCCTCTTAGTATGTATTGCATTGTACATTGGAGTATGCTTGGTGATTACTGGAATGGTTCCGTACAATCTTCTAGGAGAAGATGCTCCTTTGGCTGACGCTTTTACATCTAAgggattaaaatttatttctgtTCTGATTAGTGTTGGTGCTGTTGCCGGACTTACAACAACACTCCTTGTTGGTCTCTATGTTCAG TCTCGGCTATATCTTGGGCTTGGCAGAGATGGCTTACTACCCTCAATATTTGCAAAGGTTCACTCAACACGCCACACCCCTATTCATTCTCAGATCTGGGTTGGCTTGGTTGCCAGTGTTTTGGCTGGGCTGTTAAATGTGCATGTGCTCTCTCACATTCTTTCCGTCGGTACACTG ACTGGATATTCAGTTGTCTCGGCATGTGTTGTTGTACTTCGCTGGAAGGATAAGACAAGTAGTCAAGTGTCATCTTCTGCTGAGCGGGAAGGTGTAATTTGCCTCATTGCCGTTGCTCTTTGTGGATTTGCTACTGGGGTCTTCTACCGATATGAtgcttcatttatttttctgatTCTCACTATAGTCATCGCAGCTGGTGCTTCTGTTGCTCTTGTTTTTCGCCAG AACACATTGATGGTTGTATGTGCCAAATACACCAAACGGAAAGGCAATTTGAAG GTTTACGCAGATACACCAGGGTTTTCCTGCCCAGGGGTTCCCATTCTGCCAAATATTTGCATCTTTTTCAACATGTTCTTATTTGCCCAA TTACATCAAGAAGCGTGGATGAGATTTGTGATTCTTTCTATCGTCATGATTGGTGTTTATGCAATATATGGCCAGCATCATGCGAATCCCAGTGCAGAAGACAATATCTATATTGAGGCGCCTCAGGAAGAAGAAGCTCGATGA